TCGCATTTTTTACATCTATATACATGTTTGTAGTTTTTTTCTTCTGAGGGTAGTGGGCTGCAAAATCTTGGAGAACCGGTTCGCTTCAATAATTCCCTGAAATCCTTATCTCGATGCCGATAACCTTTTCCTTCTATATGAAGGTGATAATGACATAGTTCATGTTTTATGATGCCTATAAATTCATTTTGTCCCATTTCCATCGCGTATTTGGGGTTTAGTTCAATCAGTCTTTTCA
This region of Oceanobacillus sp. FSL K6-2867 genomic DNA includes:
- a CDS encoding SprT family protein, which gives rise to MDLINEKELYELVNKISVTYFQKPFIDDVRFNHRLRTTGGRYIPVKRLIELNPKYAMEMGQNEFIGIIKHELCHYHLHIEGKGYRHRDKDFRELLKRTGSPRFCSPLPSEEKNYKHVYRCKKCDQVYERKRRINIQKYRCGKCKGALKYVSID